The Balearica regulorum gibbericeps isolate bBalReg1 chromosome 5, bBalReg1.pri, whole genome shotgun sequence genome window below encodes:
- the GSTZ1 gene encoding maleylacetoacetate isomerase isoform X4, whose product MASEKPILYGYFRSSCSWRVRIALALKGIAYDLVPVSLLKDGGQQFSAEFKAVNPMQQVPALKIDGITLSQSNLSVLKQMGEKKVEWAQHCITSGFQALEQILQHTAGHYCVGDEVSMADLCLVPQVANAERFKVDMGPYPTITRINKALLELEAFKVSHPSRQPDTPAELQA is encoded by the exons ATGGCATCTGAAAAG CCGATACTTTACGGCTATTTCCGAAGTTCCTGCTCTTGGAGAGTGAGAATTG CACTGGCTCTGAAAGGGATTGCATACGACTTGGTGCCAGTGAGCCTCCTGAAGGATGGGGGACAGCAG TTTTCTGCTGAGTTCAAGGCAGTGAATCCAATGCAGCAAGTCCCAGCCTTGAAAATTGATGGGATCACCCTTTCTCAGTCA AACCTAAGTGTCCTGAAACAAATGGGTGAGAAAAAGGTGGAATGGGCTCAGCACTGCATCACATCTGGCTTCCAAG CTCTGGAGCAGATTCTGCAGCACACTGCTGGGCACTACTGTGTGGGGGATGAA GTTTCCATGGCTGATCTGTGCTTGGTGCCTCAAGTTGCCAATGCTGAAAG attCAAAGTGGACATGGGTCCATATCCCACAATAACCAGAATAAACAAAGCTCTCTTGGAGTTAGAGGCATTCAAAGTAAGCCACCCATCCCGGCAGCCAGATactcctgcagagctgcaagcTTAA
- the GSTZ1 gene encoding maleylacetoacetate isomerase isoform X2, which yields MASEKPILYGYFRSSCSWRVRIALALKGIAYDLVPVSLLKDGGQQFSAEFKAVNPMQQVPALKIDGITLSQSLAIIHYLEDTRPSPRLLPQDPKKRAQVRMIADHIASGIQPLQNLSVLKQMGEKKVEWAQHCITSGFQALEQILQHTAGHYCVGDEVSMADLCLVPQVANAERFKVDMGPYPTITRINKALLELEAFKVSHPSRQPDTPAELQA from the exons ATGGCATCTGAAAAG CCGATACTTTACGGCTATTTCCGAAGTTCCTGCTCTTGGAGAGTGAGAATTG CACTGGCTCTGAAAGGGATTGCATACGACTTGGTGCCAGTGAGCCTCCTGAAGGATGGGGGACAGCAG TTTTCTGCTGAGTTCAAGGCAGTGAATCCAATGCAGCAAGTCCCAGCCTTGAAAATTGATGGGATCACCCTTTCTCAGTCA CTAGCTATAATTCATTACCTAGAAGACACCCGTCCTAGCCCCAGGCTCCTGCCCCAAGATCCGAAGAAGAGAGCCCAAGTCAGAATGATAGCAGATCACATTGCTTCCGGCATTCAGCCACTCCAG AACCTAAGTGTCCTGAAACAAATGGGTGAGAAAAAGGTGGAATGGGCTCAGCACTGCATCACATCTGGCTTCCAAG CTCTGGAGCAGATTCTGCAGCACACTGCTGGGCACTACTGTGTGGGGGATGAA GTTTCCATGGCTGATCTGTGCTTGGTGCCTCAAGTTGCCAATGCTGAAAG attCAAAGTGGACATGGGTCCATATCCCACAATAACCAGAATAAACAAAGCTCTCTTGGAGTTAGAGGCATTCAAAGTAAGCCACCCATCCCGGCAGCCAGATactcctgcagagctgcaagcTTAA
- the GSTZ1 gene encoding maleylacetoacetate isomerase isoform X3 codes for MSSAAAKPILYGYFRSSCSWRVRIALALKGIAYDLVPVSLLKDGGQQFSAEFKAVNPMQQVPALKIDGITLSQSNLSVLKQMGEKKVEWAQHCITSGFQALEQILQHTAGHYCVGDEVSMADLCLVPQVANAERFKVDMGPYPTITRINKALLELEAFKVSHPSRQPDTPAELQA; via the exons ATGAGTTCTGCCGCGGCCAAG CCGATACTTTACGGCTATTTCCGAAGTTCCTGCTCTTGGAGAGTGAGAATTG CACTGGCTCTGAAAGGGATTGCATACGACTTGGTGCCAGTGAGCCTCCTGAAGGATGGGGGACAGCAG TTTTCTGCTGAGTTCAAGGCAGTGAATCCAATGCAGCAAGTCCCAGCCTTGAAAATTGATGGGATCACCCTTTCTCAGTCA AACCTAAGTGTCCTGAAACAAATGGGTGAGAAAAAGGTGGAATGGGCTCAGCACTGCATCACATCTGGCTTCCAAG CTCTGGAGCAGATTCTGCAGCACACTGCTGGGCACTACTGTGTGGGGGATGAA GTTTCCATGGCTGATCTGTGCTTGGTGCCTCAAGTTGCCAATGCTGAAAG attCAAAGTGGACATGGGTCCATATCCCACAATAACCAGAATAAACAAAGCTCTCTTGGAGTTAGAGGCATTCAAAGTAAGCCACCCATCCCGGCAGCCAGATactcctgcagagctgcaagcTTAA
- the GSTZ1 gene encoding maleylacetoacetate isomerase isoform X1 has product MSSAAAKPILYGYFRSSCSWRVRIALALKGIAYDLVPVSLLKDGGQQFSAEFKAVNPMQQVPALKIDGITLSQSLAIIHYLEDTRPSPRLLPQDPKKRAQVRMIADHIASGIQPLQNLSVLKQMGEKKVEWAQHCITSGFQALEQILQHTAGHYCVGDEVSMADLCLVPQVANAERFKVDMGPYPTITRINKALLELEAFKVSHPSRQPDTPAELQA; this is encoded by the exons ATGAGTTCTGCCGCGGCCAAG CCGATACTTTACGGCTATTTCCGAAGTTCCTGCTCTTGGAGAGTGAGAATTG CACTGGCTCTGAAAGGGATTGCATACGACTTGGTGCCAGTGAGCCTCCTGAAGGATGGGGGACAGCAG TTTTCTGCTGAGTTCAAGGCAGTGAATCCAATGCAGCAAGTCCCAGCCTTGAAAATTGATGGGATCACCCTTTCTCAGTCA CTAGCTATAATTCATTACCTAGAAGACACCCGTCCTAGCCCCAGGCTCCTGCCCCAAGATCCGAAGAAGAGAGCCCAAGTCAGAATGATAGCAGATCACATTGCTTCCGGCATTCAGCCACTCCAG AACCTAAGTGTCCTGAAACAAATGGGTGAGAAAAAGGTGGAATGGGCTCAGCACTGCATCACATCTGGCTTCCAAG CTCTGGAGCAGATTCTGCAGCACACTGCTGGGCACTACTGTGTGGGGGATGAA GTTTCCATGGCTGATCTGTGCTTGGTGCCTCAAGTTGCCAATGCTGAAAG attCAAAGTGGACATGGGTCCATATCCCACAATAACCAGAATAAACAAAGCTCTCTTGGAGTTAGAGGCATTCAAAGTAAGCCACCCATCCCGGCAGCCAGATactcctgcagagctgcaagcTTAA